The DNA sequence GGTAGGAGCTACAACCTTGGTCAATGACGGAGCATGGCACCACCTCGCCATGGCCAATGATGGGGACTCCATGCGGATCTATGTGGACGGAGACATGGAAGCAATCAGAGCCCAAACATTCAGTACGGTTCTTCCTGCGAATGCACAAGGAATTATTGGAGCCAATGCGCCTAACAATGTAGGCGTCGTTGATTTCCACTTTACAGGATTGGTTGATGAAATTCGTGTCTGGGACTACGCCTTGAGCGAAGATTTCATCATGCAGACCATGGACTGCGAATTGACTGGAGACGAGTTCGGCTTGCTTGCATACTACAATTTCAACGAAGGAATTGCGGGAGGCGACAACCAGACAGGCACTACCTTGACCGACCAAAGCCCGAATGGAAATGACGGTACGCTCGAGAATTTCGAACTGTTGGGAATTTCCTCCAACTGGGTGGAAGGCGAAACTCGTACCACCTGTGTGATCGAATATGATTCAGCTACTGCTTTGGATTTTGACGGGGTAGATGATTATGTGTCCATCAGCGCCAGTGAATTTCCTTCTGGTGGAGATGCGCGTACTGTGGAGGCTTGGATCAACACGACTGGATCAGGGATCGCATTCGCCTACGGATTAAACCCCGGCTTCAATGCTCCAAGCTTGAATATGTTCGTGAGCAATGAAGGATATGTCAGCTGGCTAACCGGTTCTGCAGGATCCGATCTGACCTCCTCGACGACTTTGGTCAATGACGGGGCTTGGCACCACGTGGCCTTTACTTTCGACGGCGATACCATGAAAATCTATGTGGACGGTGCGTTGGAAGCCAATAAGGCTCAAGTGTTGAATACGCAGTTGCCAGCCAATGCACAAGGAACCATCGGAGCCGGAGCCCCCAACAATGTCGGAGTGATTTCTTCCTATTTCCCCGGTATGATCGATGAAGTTAAGGTTTGGGATTACGCCCTCAGCTTGGATGATATCATGAGCACCATGGATTGCCAGTTGCAAGGGACCGAGTCTGGATTGGTTGCCTACTACAACTTCAACCAAGGACTTGCTGGCGGAGACAATATGGACGTAGATACCTTGATCGACAACTCCATGAATGGCAATACCGGGACGCTGAACAACTTTACGCTGAATGGGCTTGTATCCAACTGGGCGGAAGGCATGAGCATGGAAACTTGTGACTTTGTCCTGTCGATCGATCCTGAGAATTTCGACCAAGTGATGAGCATCTACCCTGTTCCTGCTGAGGAACAATTGCATGTATCCTTGAAGGACGAATATCAAGTTTCTCAAATCCAGGTATTGGATCTGAACGGAAGAGTTGTGCTGAACACCATGACGGGGACTTCAAGCGCTCATACGCTGGATGTGAAGGGATTGGCTCCGGGGGTGTACATGCTGCGCGCTCAGACTACTCAGGGTTGGGCGATCCAGAAATTCCTGAAACGATAGGTGCTTAGCCAACATGCGTGGTAAGTGAGTCGTCAAGTATTTTCACACGATTCAAAAGGGAAGGCTTCGGCTTTCCCTTTTTTGTGGCTTCGTGCCTATGGAATGAATATTTGGGGAATGCCCTAATACGTTAAGCGCGTGAACATGAGGCCGCCTTACGCAACGGTCCTTCGAATAATATTTATTTTGCGATTCAATAAAAAATGCAAATGAGTAGATTCGCACAGTTT is a window from the Pontibacter sp. G13 genome containing:
- a CDS encoding LamG-like jellyroll fold domain-containing protein; amino-acid sequence: MNRISYSTLAQASLLRSLLVFLILGVSSNLSAFGQTPSNALDFDGLDDYVSVANGTAAMVGSEFSISGWVYSNASNFGGLFGWRNNSDADFYLFQLNATDVEARFRNSAGTAFTLNGSILNTGAWEHLAFTYDGSEIKLYHNGVAVDSTAANGDLQNATEEFWFGRMDFQNFAYYSNVKLDEVRFWNEGRTAEEISTYYNCEFDDYESALQAYYTFNQGVADGTNTETTLTNAIGNGYDGMLNNFALMGSTSNWTVGQNLTNCNSVLPAAGALAFDGEDDYVAISADSFPAGGDPRTIEAWVQTTETGIVFSYGVVPGFNGASVALYVSPDGYAGWGTGSPGFDLVGATTLVNDGAWHHLAMANDGDSMRIYVDGDMEAIRAQTFSTVLPANAQGIIGANAPNNVGVVDFHFTGLVDEIRVWDYALSEDFIMQTMDCELTGDEFGLLAYYNFNEGIAGGDNQTGTTLTDQSPNGNDGTLENFELLGISSNWVEGETRTTCVIEYDSATALDFDGVDDYVSISASEFPSGGDARTVEAWINTTGSGIAFAYGLNPGFNAPSLNMFVSNEGYVSWLTGSAGSDLTSSTTLVNDGAWHHVAFTFDGDTMKIYVDGALEANKAQVLNTQLPANAQGTIGAGAPNNVGVISSYFPGMIDEVKVWDYALSLDDIMSTMDCQLQGTESGLVAYYNFNQGLAGGDNMDVDTLIDNSMNGNTGTLNNFTLNGLVSNWAEGMSMETCDFVLSIDPENFDQVMSIYPVPAEEQLHVSLKDEYQVSQIQVLDLNGRVVLNTMTGTSSAHTLDVKGLAPGVYMLRAQTTQGWAIQKFLKR